One genomic segment of Vibrio quintilis includes these proteins:
- a CDS encoding phage tail protein has product MAEQWPLPAFYFTVVIDNNQDDSAFQEVSGIESQIETEEYREGGNNLVYYLPKTIKHSNLSLKRGIAGSDSALVKWCQGIMESQLSKPVQPKTVSVRLLNEKGAPCCVWVLYNAYPVKWKVDGFQATKNEVAIEEVELCYSRVKRTK; this is encoded by the coding sequence ATGGCAGAACAATGGCCGCTTCCGGCGTTTTATTTCACCGTTGTGATTGACAACAATCAGGACGATTCTGCTTTTCAGGAAGTTTCCGGGATTGAATCTCAGATCGAGACGGAAGAGTACCGCGAAGGCGGCAACAATCTGGTCTATTACCTGCCCAAAACGATTAAACACAGCAATCTTTCTCTTAAACGGGGAATCGCCGGTTCAGATTCGGCACTGGTGAAATGGTGTCAGGGCATCATGGAATCACAGCTGAGCAAACCGGTTCAGCCCAAAACCGTGTCTGTCCGGCTTCTGAATGAAAAAGGCGCACCATGCTGCGTCTGGGTGCTTTACAACGCCTATCCCGTGAAATGGAAAGTCGATGGTTTTCAGGCTACAAAAAATGAAGTCGCGATTGAAGAAGTTGAATTGTGTTACAGCAGAGTCAAAAGAACGAAATAA
- a CDS encoding phage tail sheath family protein, with product MGVMKTPGVYIVEKNAFPNSVVEVATAVPAFIGYTQKADNGGKSLRNQPWRITSMSEFRQYFGGPPLHQFELSETGDDAAARPVFSQDGTDYQIKQSNARHLLYYSMMFFFQNGGGPCYIVSVGSYTDDPDAGALKGGITPLIKEQEPTMLVIPEVVQLAEDDCINVQQAMLQHCGGKMKNRVAVLDVWEGFKDRQDPGGDCIENFRSKLGINYLDFSAAYYPWLNTSIVQDSDLDFHHISNTDKLTELLTAEVNAAFKDLEGLSEDDLNTGGNKLRATRKKQMLDEIAKLADEALPDQEQVLLNKVLLTMSPLYQTIMEDIKLQHNILPPAAAMAGVYTMVDNARGVWKAPANVSLNAVVSPTVNISDDEQEDLNVTTQGKSINAIRPFVGEGTLVWGARTLDGNSLDWRYINVRRTMIMLEESIRLASKAYVFEPNVANTWVSMESMIGNFLYGIWKRGGLAGSSPDEAYSVSVGLGKTMTPEDILEGILRITVLVAISRPAEFIEITFQQKMQES from the coding sequence ATGGGTGTCATGAAAACCCCCGGCGTGTATATCGTCGAAAAAAATGCCTTTCCCAATTCAGTTGTCGAGGTTGCTACTGCGGTTCCCGCATTCATCGGGTATACACAAAAAGCAGACAATGGCGGGAAATCCCTTCGTAACCAACCGTGGCGTATTACGTCGATGTCAGAGTTTCGCCAGTACTTCGGCGGACCGCCGCTGCACCAGTTTGAACTGAGTGAAACCGGTGATGATGCCGCCGCGCGTCCGGTTTTCAGCCAGGACGGGACTGACTATCAAATCAAGCAGTCCAACGCCCGTCACCTGCTGTATTACAGCATGATGTTCTTCTTCCAGAACGGCGGTGGCCCCTGCTATATCGTCTCTGTTGGCAGCTATACCGATGACCCGGATGCCGGTGCACTCAAAGGCGGTATTACCCCGCTGATCAAAGAACAGGAACCGACCATGCTGGTGATCCCGGAAGTGGTCCAGCTCGCCGAAGATGACTGCATTAATGTGCAGCAGGCGATGCTGCAACACTGCGGCGGAAAGATGAAAAACCGGGTGGCTGTTCTGGATGTCTGGGAAGGTTTTAAAGACCGCCAGGATCCCGGTGGCGACTGTATTGAAAACTTCCGCTCCAAGCTGGGCATCAACTATCTCGATTTCTCCGCTGCTTATTATCCGTGGCTCAACACCTCGATTGTTCAGGACAGCGACCTCGATTTCCACCACATCAGCAACACAGACAAACTCACCGAATTGCTGACAGCCGAAGTCAACGCTGCCTTCAAAGATCTCGAAGGCTTATCCGAAGATGATCTCAATACCGGCGGCAATAAACTCCGGGCGACCCGCAAAAAACAGATGCTGGATGAAATCGCCAAATTAGCCGACGAGGCACTGCCGGATCAGGAACAGGTGCTGCTCAATAAAGTCCTGCTGACCATGAGCCCGCTGTATCAAACCATCATGGAAGACATCAAACTCCAGCATAACATTCTGCCGCCTGCGGCTGCGATGGCGGGCGTTTATACCATGGTCGATAACGCGCGGGGCGTGTGGAAAGCACCGGCCAATGTCAGCTTAAATGCTGTGGTTTCTCCGACCGTCAATATCAGCGATGACGAACAGGAAGATCTGAACGTCACCACTCAGGGAAAATCCATCAACGCGATCCGGCCGTTTGTCGGCGAAGGCACACTGGTCTGGGGTGCCCGGACATTAGACGGCAACAGCCTTGACTGGCGTTATATCAACGTGCGCCGCACCATGATTATGCTGGAAGAATCCATCCGGCTGGCTTCCAAAGCCTACGTGTTTGAGCCGAATGTTGCCAATACCTGGGTTTCCATGGAAAGCATGATCGGCAACTTCCTGTATGGCATCTGGAAGCGGGGCGGGCTGGCAGGCTCTTCACCCGATGAAGCCTACAGTGTCAGCGTTGGTCTGGGAAAAACCATGACACCGGAAGATATTCTGGAAGGCATTCTGAGAATTACCGTTCTGGTTGCGATCAGCCGTCCGGCTGAATTTATCGAAATCACCTTCCAGCAAAAAATGCAGGAATCGTAG
- a CDS encoding phage tail protein has protein sequence MADDGSAQSQTVWPMPKFHFEVKWDGGAGADMVAAFQEISGLDTEAQPIEYRAGNSPVFSTIKMPGIVKTSNVTLKKGIFKSDNKFYDWYSKIKMNTIARTAVTINLLDESGAPVMSWKLKNAWPTKVTGTDLKSDGNEVAVETIELAHEGLEISV, from the coding sequence ATGGCAGATGATGGCTCAGCACAATCCCAAACCGTCTGGCCCATGCCCAAGTTCCACTTTGAAGTAAAGTGGGACGGTGGTGCCGGTGCGGATATGGTGGCTGCATTTCAGGAAATATCCGGGCTCGATACCGAGGCACAACCGATTGAATACCGCGCGGGCAACAGCCCGGTATTTTCGACCATAAAGATGCCAGGTATCGTCAAAACCAGTAATGTCACGCTCAAGAAAGGCATTTTCAAAAGTGATAACAAGTTCTATGACTGGTACTCGAAAATCAAGATGAACACCATCGCCCGGACCGCCGTCACCATCAACTTACTTGATGAATCCGGTGCACCGGTAATGAGCTGGAAACTGAAAAACGCCTGGCCGACCAAGGTCACAGGCACCGACCTGAAGTCAGACGGCAATGAAGTTGCCGTAGAAACGATAGAACTGGCCCATGAAGGGCTGGAAATTTCGGTCTGA
- a CDS encoding CIS tube protein produces MVDKLKISSIAESGNAAETFQAMLNPESLSHEVGINYTDDSCKNRQPQGNNGKKVELSGYQSETLKFDILMDATGVVEQKKAKSIAQQLKSLKKVTYDYRGSQHEPNKVKIFWGTLTFQGRLSSMSVSYTLFNSSGTPLRAKVSLSFKGYLSEEEKEAEAKKSSPDLTHLVEFKAGDTLPQLCEKIYRDSRYYPDVARVNHLASVRHIRPGTRLYFPPLVK; encoded by the coding sequence ATGGTCGATAAACTCAAAATTTCATCGATTGCGGAATCGGGCAATGCCGCGGAAACCTTTCAGGCGATGCTCAATCCGGAGTCCCTGTCCCATGAAGTGGGCATCAACTATACCGATGACTCGTGTAAGAATCGTCAGCCCCAGGGCAATAATGGTAAGAAAGTCGAACTGAGCGGCTATCAGAGCGAAACGCTTAAATTTGACATACTGATGGATGCCACCGGTGTGGTGGAACAGAAAAAAGCCAAATCGATTGCACAGCAGCTCAAGTCCCTGAAAAAAGTCACCTACGACTATCGTGGCAGCCAGCACGAACCCAACAAAGTCAAAATCTTCTGGGGTACCCTGACCTTTCAGGGACGTCTGTCCTCCATGAGTGTCAGCTACACCCTGTTTAATTCTTCCGGTACACCGCTCCGGGCCAAAGTCAGCCTGAGCTTTAAAGGCTATCTGTCTGAAGAAGAGAAGGAAGCAGAGGCTAAAAAATCTTCGCCGGATCTGACCCACCTGGTTGAATTCAAAGCCGGAGACACCCTGCCGCAGCTGTGCGAGAAAATTTACAGGGACAGTCGCTATTATCCGGACGTTGCGCGGGTGAATCATCTGGCGAGTGTGCGTCATATCCGGCCGGGCACCCGGCTGTATTTTCCGCCACTGGTCAAGTGA
- the vgrG gene encoding type VI secretion system tip protein VgrG encodes MAESPAKNSSGVTSFTIKADGNTIDSKIGVIAVHINYQVNQIASADLVLSDGNVAEQTFEVSQGDTFKPGTKISISAGYAGDEETIFEGIVITHAIRITGNNQSTLNITCKDQAVAMTIARHSQSYLKQSDSDIISSLIAACSGVSAEKVESISEKHDELVQFNCSDWDFMLARAEVNGFVVCNQSGKISVAPPSVDQSAVLAVTYGTDLIDFSAAIDARHQLKQVTGTGWDPGQQKMLKGQPAAQSIADQGNLSDSDLAKVLGIDDYRLQTSATLSQDMLTSWAKGQRVKSMLAKVRGSLTFQGSAKAKIDTLIQLTGVGDRFNGAHYIGAVHHRIENGQWLTTVDLGLSPMWSAEHRDLGAPPAAGWLPPVDGLQIGLVTKLDEDPESQNRIQVEIPALGDENNLVWARFASYYATQTSGNFFIPEAGDEVVLGYINQDPGQPIILGSLYSSKHTPPYSLTAENNTKAIVTKSQLKIEFSEEDKVTTILTPGGNSITLSDKDKSIKLADQNSNTVTLSDSGISLESPKDIKLTAKGEITLESTNNTSIKAQMDVKIQGMNVDAEAQTGLTAKGSATAELSASGMTTIKGGLVKIN; translated from the coding sequence ATGGCTGAATCTCCCGCAAAAAACAGCTCCGGCGTCACGTCATTCACGATTAAGGCCGATGGCAACACCATCGACAGTAAAATCGGTGTGATTGCTGTTCATATCAATTATCAGGTCAATCAGATTGCCTCCGCCGATCTGGTGCTCAGTGACGGCAATGTGGCGGAGCAGACATTTGAAGTCAGTCAGGGAGACACCTTTAAACCAGGGACTAAAATTTCCATCAGTGCCGGTTATGCCGGGGACGAAGAGACCATTTTTGAAGGCATTGTCATCACGCATGCGATCCGGATTACCGGCAACAATCAGTCCACCCTGAATATCACCTGTAAAGATCAGGCGGTCGCCATGACGATTGCCCGCCACAGCCAGAGTTATCTGAAGCAGTCAGACAGCGACATTATCAGCAGCCTGATCGCTGCCTGTTCCGGCGTCAGCGCAGAGAAAGTCGAAAGCATCTCCGAAAAACATGATGAGCTGGTTCAGTTCAACTGCAGCGACTGGGATTTCATGCTGGCCCGTGCTGAGGTCAACGGTTTCGTGGTGTGTAATCAGTCCGGCAAAATTTCTGTCGCGCCGCCCTCGGTCGATCAGTCTGCAGTGCTGGCGGTGACCTATGGGACAGACTTAATTGATTTCTCGGCAGCGATTGATGCCCGCCACCAGCTCAAACAGGTGACAGGCACAGGCTGGGATCCCGGCCAGCAAAAAATGCTGAAAGGACAGCCCGCCGCGCAGTCGATTGCCGATCAGGGCAACCTGAGCGACAGCGATTTAGCCAAAGTACTCGGTATTGATGATTATCGCCTGCAAACTTCCGCAACGCTGAGCCAGGATATGCTGACCAGCTGGGCCAAAGGCCAGCGGGTGAAATCCATGCTGGCCAAGGTGCGGGGGTCACTCACCTTTCAGGGCTCAGCCAAAGCGAAAATCGATACCCTGATTCAGCTCACCGGCGTCGGAGACCGCTTTAACGGCGCTCACTATATCGGCGCAGTCCATCACCGCATTGAAAACGGACAATGGCTGACCACAGTTGATTTGGGCCTGTCCCCGATGTGGTCTGCAGAACACCGCGACCTCGGCGCACCACCGGCGGCGGGCTGGCTGCCGCCGGTGGACGGCCTGCAAATCGGGCTGGTGACCAAACTTGATGAAGACCCGGAATCACAAAACCGCATTCAGGTTGAAATACCGGCACTCGGTGATGAAAACAACCTGGTGTGGGCAAGATTCGCCAGCTATTACGCCACGCAAACCAGCGGTAATTTCTTCATTCCGGAAGCGGGTGATGAAGTGGTGCTCGGCTATATCAACCAGGATCCGGGCCAGCCCATCATACTGGGCAGTCTCTACAGCAGTAAGCACACACCACCTTATTCGCTGACGGCAGAAAATAACACCAAGGCCATTGTGACTAAAAGTCAGTTAAAGATTGAATTCAGTGAAGAAGACAAGGTCACCACAATTTTAACCCCCGGCGGTAACAGCATCACTCTCAGCGATAAGGATAAATCGATCAAACTCGCAGATCAGAACAGCAACACCGTCACCCTCAGCGACAGCGGTATCTCGCTGGAAAGCCCGAAAGACATCAAACTCACCGCCAAAGGAGAAATCACTCTGGAATCAACCAATAACACCAGTATCAAGGCCCAGATGGATGTAAAGATACAGGGGATGAATGTCGATGCCGAAGCTCAAACCGGACTGACCGCCAAAGGCTCGGCAACTGCAGAGCTCTCAGCCTCCGGTATGACCACTATCAAAGGGGGACTGGTCAAAATTAACTGA